One Curtobacterium sp. MCLR17_032 genomic window carries:
- a CDS encoding replication-associated recombination protein A, producing MNAPTTGGRTGLSQGSVPLAVRMRPTSLEEVAGQQHLLGRGSPLVQLATGSRESPGGVSVILWGPPGTGKTTLAQAIARQSGREFVELSAVTAGVKDVREVMEKALTHRDLYGATTVLFLDEIHRFSKAQQDALLPGVENGWVILIAATTENPSFSVISPLLSRSLLLTLKPLTDADLGMLVDRAVEDARGLRGSVVLGDEARAAIIRLASGDARRALTALEAAAASAVAAQDDDERESGTVPVVDADTVAAAVDRALLRYDRQGDEHYDVISAFIKSVRGSDVDAALHYLARMIEAGEDPRFIARRIIISASEDIGMADPQALPIAVAAAQAVQLIGMPEGRIPLAEAVVYLATAPKSNAAYNGVNQAVADVKAGRMGVVPNHLRDAHYAGAKRLGHGKGYIYSHDAEHGVASQQYLPDALDGTEYYTPTANGFEREIGPRLDRLRGIIRGD from the coding sequence ATGAACGCGCCCACGACGGGCGGCCGCACCGGCCTGTCGCAGGGGTCCGTGCCCCTCGCCGTGCGGATGCGTCCCACCAGCCTCGAAGAGGTCGCCGGTCAGCAGCACCTGCTCGGCCGGGGATCGCCGCTGGTCCAGCTGGCGACCGGTTCGCGCGAGAGCCCCGGCGGCGTCTCGGTGATCCTCTGGGGGCCGCCCGGCACCGGCAAGACCACCCTGGCGCAGGCGATCGCCCGGCAGTCCGGCCGTGAGTTCGTCGAGCTGTCCGCGGTCACCGCCGGCGTCAAGGACGTGCGCGAGGTCATGGAGAAGGCCCTGACACACCGGGACCTCTACGGCGCGACGACGGTCCTGTTCCTCGACGAGATCCACCGCTTCAGCAAGGCGCAGCAGGACGCCCTGTTGCCCGGGGTCGAGAACGGCTGGGTGATCCTCATCGCGGCGACCACCGAGAACCCGTCCTTCTCGGTCATCTCGCCGTTGCTCTCGCGCTCCCTGCTGCTCACGCTCAAGCCCCTGACGGACGCCGACCTCGGCATGCTCGTCGACCGCGCGGTCGAGGACGCCCGGGGCCTCCGGGGGTCGGTCGTGCTCGGCGACGAAGCACGGGCCGCGATCATCCGCCTGGCGTCCGGGGACGCCCGACGTGCGTTGACGGCGCTGGAGGCCGCGGCCGCGTCCGCCGTGGCGGCGCAGGACGACGACGAGCGCGAGTCCGGTACGGTCCCGGTCGTCGACGCCGACACCGTCGCCGCCGCGGTGGACCGGGCGCTGCTCCGCTACGACCGGCAGGGCGACGAGCACTACGACGTCATCAGCGCGTTCATCAAGTCGGTCCGGGGGAGCGACGTCGACGCCGCACTGCACTACCTGGCGCGGATGATCGAGGCCGGCGAGGACCCGAGGTTCATCGCCCGGCGGATCATCATCTCGGCGTCCGAGGACATCGGCATGGCGGACCCGCAGGCGCTGCCGATCGCCGTCGCCGCCGCGCAGGCCGTCCAGCTCATCGGCATGCCCGAGGGTCGGATCCCGCTCGCCGAGGCCGTGGTCTACCTGGCGACCGCGCCGAAGTCGAACGCGGCGTACAACGGCGTGAACCAGGCCGTGGCCGACGTCAAGGCCGGGCGGATGGGCGTCGTGCCGAACCACCTCCGGGACGCGCACTACGCCGGGGCGAAACGGCTCGGGCACGGCAAGGGGTACATCTACTCGCACGACGCCGAGCACGGGGTCGCGTCCCAGCAGTACCTGCCCGACGCCCTGGACGGCACCGAGTACTACACGCCGACCGCCAACGGGTTCGAGCGCGAGATCGGGCCGCGGCTCGACCGACTGCGCGGGATCATCCGCGGCGACTGA
- a CDS encoding peptidylprolyl isomerase has translation MAPKNQSREARERLRLYQARQGLHERQRRRRVRDNVIGAGALVLVAALATGSQLVHASTQGADSASASATSTAAPTPSASATAGNTGDVPSKGIAKGATWTGTLTLNKDIRLGIELDGAKAPQATSVEVDLIRKQFYEGTKCHRLADSTGFHFLQCGSANGDGTGDAGFQYGPLENVPSDGTYAKGTIAIARGATPSSQTTQFFIVTDDTTLDPSTGGYTVVGKVTSGLSQLVSKVTSKGIADAGSDGSGEPKVATEITGATIAQQK, from the coding sequence GTGGCACCGAAGAACCAGAGCCGTGAAGCCCGCGAGCGACTCCGTCTCTACCAGGCCAGGCAGGGCCTCCACGAGCGTCAGCGTCGACGTCGGGTCCGGGACAACGTCATCGGTGCCGGGGCGCTGGTGCTCGTCGCCGCACTCGCCACCGGCTCGCAGCTGGTGCACGCCTCGACGCAGGGTGCCGACAGTGCGTCGGCCAGCGCGACCTCGACCGCCGCCCCCACACCGTCGGCCAGCGCGACCGCCGGCAACACCGGGGACGTGCCGAGCAAGGGCATCGCGAAGGGCGCGACCTGGACCGGCACACTGACGTTGAACAAGGACATCCGGCTGGGCATCGAGCTCGACGGCGCGAAGGCCCCGCAGGCCACCAGCGTCGAGGTCGACCTGATCCGCAAGCAGTTCTACGAGGGCACGAAGTGCCACCGCCTGGCCGACAGCACCGGCTTCCACTTCCTGCAGTGCGGCTCGGCGAACGGCGACGGCACGGGTGACGCCGGCTTCCAGTACGGCCCGCTCGAGAACGTGCCGAGCGACGGCACCTACGCGAAGGGCACGATCGCCATCGCCCGCGGCGCGACCCCGTCGTCACAGACGACGCAGTTCTTCATCGTCACCGACGACACCACGCTCGACCCGTCCACCGGCGGCTACACCGTCGTCGGCAAGGTGACCAGCGGGCTGTCGCAACTGGTGTCGAAGGTGACGTCGAAGGGCATCGCCGACGCCGGCTCCGACGGCTCCGGCGAGCCGAAGGTGGCCACCGAGATCACCGGCGCGACCATCGCGCAGCAGAAGTAG
- the rpsD gene encoding 30S ribosomal protein S4: MSTKSRTRSKTRLSRALGIPLTPKAARYLEKRPYGPGEHGRTRRRQDSDYAVRLREKQRLRAQYGIREKQLRIVFEESRKAAGLTGENLVETLETRLDALVLRAGFARTTSQARQLIVHRHILVDGKLVDRPSFRVKEGQLIHVKQRSESLEPFQVAAAGGHQEVLPKVPGYLEVEIDKLQARLVRRPKRAEVPVTCEVQLVVEYYAAR, encoded by the coding sequence GTGTCTACCAAGTCACGCACCCGCAGCAAGACCCGCCTGTCTCGCGCGCTCGGCATCCCGCTGACGCCGAAGGCGGCCCGTTACCTCGAGAAGCGCCCCTACGGGCCCGGTGAGCACGGCCGTACGCGCCGTCGTCAGGACAGCGACTACGCCGTCCGTCTCCGTGAGAAGCAGCGTCTGCGCGCCCAGTACGGCATCCGCGAGAAGCAGCTCCGCATCGTCTTCGAAGAGTCCCGCAAGGCCGCCGGTCTGACCGGTGAGAACCTCGTCGAGACCCTCGAGACGCGTCTGGACGCCCTCGTGCTCCGTGCCGGCTTCGCCCGCACCACCTCGCAGGCCCGCCAGCTGATCGTGCACCGTCACATCCTGGTCGACGGCAAGCTCGTCGACCGCCCCTCCTTCCGCGTCAAGGAGGGCCAGCTGATCCACGTCAAGCAGCGCTCCGAGTCGCTCGAGCCCTTCCAGGTCGCCGCTGCCGGTGGCCACCAGGAAGTCCTCCCGAAGGTCCCGGGCTACCTCGAGGTCGAGATCGACAAGCTCCAGGCCCGCCTGGTGCGTCGTCCGAAGCGCGCCGAGGTCCCCGTGACCTGTGAAGTGCAGCTCGTCGTCGAGTACTACGCAGCCCGCTGA